The sequence GAGGACGAGATCTGTGACCATTGGCGACGACGAGGTCTGCCGGGAGGGAACTCTGGCACACAGCACGGCCCGACAAACGCGCAGAACAGCTGGAGAACGACGACGGGCCAAGCAAAGGAGCGCGGATGTGATGACGAAATTAGGCCAAGAGGCGACCACCAAATAGCAGCATCGACGAGGTTGTCCGACCATGGGGAGAAGAGTGAAGGTCGACGAATTCAAACACAGGGACGTGGCGAGCCGTAGCAGGGAGCCGGGACGAGACCGCAGCCGAGCGAGCTCCGGTCGGCATGGGCACGACGGCCACCATGGCAAGCGCAAGGGCGAACTGGACTGAACCCGAGCTAGAGGAAAGAGGAGGAACGGCTGGGCGAGGCCGCGGCACAGGAAAACGGCTGCAACCATGGAAAAAGAGACTCGGCCGTGAAAGAAACAGAGAAAGGGCTGGGTGAGCTCGAAGCTGGCCATGGGAAGGCGAGGGGAAGGAGCTCGGACTGGAGAAGCAAGGGGAGCAAGCAGCGGGTGCGGCATCCATGGAAGCAGGGGCGCGTCCTATGGCTGGAGCAGGAGCACGCCGGCGAGGAGAAGACGCGAGAGGGAAGGAGAAGCAGGGAGGGAGCGCCGTGGGGAAGAGCCGCTCGGCTGGGGAGGTGCAGCAGCCATGGAGCTTGGGGAAAGGGAACCGGCGAGCAGCGGAGAGGAACGAGCGGCCGAGCTGCCGAACGCCTGGCAGGGAGAAGATCCAAGCGCGCTC is a genomic window of Zea mays cultivar B73 chromosome 5, Zm-B73-REFERENCE-NAM-5.0, whole genome shotgun sequence containing:
- the LOC118471894 gene encoding uncharacterized protein, with amino-acid sequence MAERAWIFSLPGVRQLGRSFLSAARRFPFPKLHGCCTSPAERLFPTALPPCFSFPLASSPRRRAPAPAIGRAPASMDAAPAACSPCFSSPSSFPSPSHGQLRAHPALSLFLSRPSLFFHGCSRFPVPRPRPAVPPLSSSSGSVQFALALAMVAVVPMPTGARSAAVSSRLPATARHVPVFEFVDLHSSPHGRTTSSMLLFGGRLLA